A section of the Roseivirga sp. BDSF3-8 genome encodes:
- a CDS encoding YggS family pyridoxal phosphate-dependent enzyme, translating to MNIRENIERFTEELEKNGTRLCAVSKTKPVEDIKEAYEAGQRVFGENKAQEMAAKQEELPDDIQWHMIGHLQRNKVKYIAPFVSLIHSVDSERLLREVNKQGAKAERVIPCLLQVHIAEEETKFGLDREEVLALLKPETLQELPNVEIRGLMGMATNTDDEALVRKEFKSLKGLFDEIKENHSSEQVTMKELSMGMSGDYQIAMEEGSTLVRIGSAIFGARNYD from the coding sequence ATGAATATTCGCGAAAACATAGAGAGATTCACAGAAGAACTGGAAAAAAACGGTACTCGCCTGTGTGCGGTTAGTAAAACCAAGCCGGTAGAAGACATTAAAGAGGCCTACGAGGCCGGCCAGCGCGTGTTTGGAGAAAATAAGGCGCAGGAAATGGCCGCCAAGCAGGAAGAACTACCCGATGACATCCAGTGGCACATGATAGGCCACCTCCAGCGTAATAAGGTCAAGTACATTGCCCCCTTCGTGAGCCTCATCCACTCCGTAGACAGTGAGCGCCTGCTGAGGGAAGTAAATAAGCAGGGCGCCAAAGCAGAGCGGGTAATCCCCTGCCTGCTGCAGGTACACATCGCCGAAGAAGAAACCAAATTTGGTCTGGACCGTGAGGAGGTACTCGCCCTGCTAAAGCCGGAAACCCTGCAGGAGCTACCTAACGTGGAGATCCGCGGACTGATGGGCATGGCCACTAATACAGACGATGAGGCCTTGGTGCGAAAGGAGTTCAAATCACTGAAGGGCCTTTTTGACGAAATAAAAGAGAACCACAGCAGTGAACAGGTGACCATGAAAGAGCTTAGCATGGGCATGAGTGGTGACTACCAGATCGCTATGGAAGAGGGCAGCACACTGGTACGAATAGGCAGCGCCATATTCGGCGCACGCAATTACGATTAA
- a CDS encoding GH3 auxin-responsive promoter family protein — protein MAILGTLLKNGIRIRESLEQEYTSAFDLQKAELRKLMILAKGTEFGRTYGFRKVLNSFRSQDVKKFYTAYSKSVPVHDYNAMYSRWWHKTREGQRRVSWPGKVRYFALSSGTSEASSKYIPVTKDMIRAIRKTSIRQILSLGRYDLPDSLFESGILMLGGSTHLNYNGRYFEGDLSGITASQIPFWFQHFYKPGQKIAATREWDQKLDDIVLNASKWNIGIIVGVPAWIQILLEKIIAHYGVDNIHDIWPNLQIYVHGGVSFEPYRKGFATLLGKRIDYIETYLASEGFIAFQARPNTNSMKLVLNNGIFYEFVPFTDDNFDSDGSLISNPETVMIDQVEEGKEYAILLSTCSGAWRYLIGDTVKFTDKEQCELIITGRTKHFLSLCGEHLSVDNMNKAVRLVADELNINVKEFTVAGIPHGTLFAHHWYIGTDNEADPDTFRNMLDEKLKELNDDYRVERSAALKDVYLDMLPSSTFYQYMKLQGKEGGQNKFPRVMKKDKYEAWKAFLAQEGKSA, from the coding sequence ATGGCTATACTGGGCACACTTTTAAAAAACGGTATACGCATCCGCGAAAGCCTGGAGCAGGAGTACACCTCTGCCTTCGATCTGCAAAAGGCTGAGCTGCGCAAGCTGATGATCCTGGCCAAAGGCACAGAGTTTGGCAGAACCTATGGGTTCAGAAAAGTACTTAACTCCTTTCGCTCCCAGGATGTAAAGAAATTCTACACGGCCTATAGCAAATCCGTACCGGTACATGACTATAATGCTATGTACAGCCGGTGGTGGCATAAGACCCGCGAGGGCCAGCGCCGTGTCTCGTGGCCGGGCAAGGTGCGGTATTTTGCCCTCAGCTCCGGTACTTCGGAGGCTTCGTCCAAGTACATACCGGTTACTAAGGACATGATCCGGGCCATCCGCAAGACCAGTATCCGGCAGATACTGAGCCTGGGCCGGTATGATCTGCCCGATTCCCTGTTTGAGTCGGGCATACTGATGCTGGGAGGTTCTACCCACCTGAACTATAACGGCCGCTACTTCGAAGGAGACCTGAGTGGCATTACGGCCAGCCAGATACCCTTTTGGTTTCAGCATTTTTATAAACCGGGGCAAAAGATAGCCGCCACCCGCGAGTGGGACCAAAAGCTGGATGATATCGTGCTCAATGCCAGCAAGTGGAACATAGGCATCATAGTAGGGGTACCGGCCTGGATACAGATATTGCTGGAAAAGATCATTGCTCACTACGGGGTGGATAACATCCATGACATATGGCCTAACCTGCAGATATATGTGCACGGGGGGGTGTCTTTCGAGCCTTACCGGAAGGGGTTTGCCACGCTGCTGGGCAAGCGTATAGACTATATAGAGACTTACCTGGCCAGTGAGGGGTTCATTGCCTTCCAGGCCCGGCCGAATACGAATAGTATGAAGCTGGTGCTTAATAATGGCATCTTCTATGAGTTTGTGCCTTTTACAGACGATAATTTCGATAGCGACGGCAGCCTGATCTCTAATCCGGAAACGGTGATGATAGACCAGGTGGAAGAGGGAAAGGAGTATGCCATACTGCTGAGCACGTGCTCGGGGGCATGGCGCTACCTGATAGGGGACACGGTGAAATTCACTGACAAGGAGCAGTGCGAACTGATCATCACGGGCCGTACGAAGCACTTTCTGAGCCTGTGCGGTGAGCACCTTAGCGTGGACAATATGAACAAGGCGGTAAGGCTGGTGGCTGATGAGCTTAATATCAATGTGAAAGAGTTTACTGTGGCGGGCATACCCCACGGCACGCTTTTCGCCCATCACTGGTACATAGGTACAGACAATGAAGCCGACCCTGACACTTTCCGCAACATGCTGGATGAAAAGCTGAAAGAGCTTAATGATGACTACAGGGTGGAGCGTAGCGCTGCCTTAAAGGATGTATACCTGGACATGCTGCCCAGCAGCACCTTTTACCAATATATGAAGCTGCAGGGCAAGGAAGGGGGGCAGAATAAATTTCCCCGGGTGATGAAAAAAGATAAGTACGAGGCCTGGAAGGCCTTTTTGGCACAAGAGGGCAAATCTGCCTGA
- a CDS encoding LysE family translocator, which translates to MDALLQGILMGLLLAALVGPVFFSLIQTSISKGMLAGVCMALGISISDSLYILITYYGVSRFMDSEGFQMFLGAAGGAIMLIFGIVYLIKPTSPNEGARIRVEKGTLTRQVVKGFLLNGINPFVLLFWVGIMSMARLNLGFSSADTVTFFAAIVGTVFLTDILKSWLANLLQSVVTPRFMKIMNRVVGVLLIGFSLRLFLFAAAPGF; encoded by the coding sequence ATGGACGCACTGCTACAGGGTATACTGATGGGGCTATTGCTGGCAGCGCTGGTGGGGCCGGTCTTCTTCTCGCTTATACAGACGAGTATTAGCAAGGGGATGCTGGCGGGGGTGTGCATGGCCCTGGGTATCAGTATTAGTGACAGTCTCTACATTCTCATCACTTATTACGGGGTGAGCCGTTTTATGGACAGCGAGGGCTTTCAGATGTTTTTGGGGGCGGCCGGCGGGGCCATCATGCTCATTTTCGGGATAGTATATCTTATAAAGCCCACCTCTCCAAACGAGGGTGCCCGCATCAGGGTGGAAAAAGGCACCCTCACCCGGCAGGTGGTCAAAGGCTTTTTGCTCAATGGCATTAATCCCTTTGTGCTGCTCTTTTGGGTGGGCATTATGAGTATGGCCCGGCTTAATCTGGGCTTCTCTTCCGCTGACACGGTCACCTTTTTTGCCGCCATAGTAGGTACTGTTTTCCTTACGGATATCCTCAAAAGCTGGCTGGCTAATCTGCTGCAGTCTGTGGTCACCCCCCGCTTTATGAAGATCATGAACCGTGTGGTGGGCGTGCTGCTGATCGGGTTTTCCCTGCGCCTCTTTCTCTTTGCCGCTGCCCCTGGTTTTTGA
- a CDS encoding APC family permease, with protein sequence MSSSKLSVPSVWALAAGGMVGGGIYTVLGVVIAAAGQWTWLGFLLTGIIALASAYSYASLSNKFNESGGAFGFLEELDDKNIGGNIAWLLILGYIFTISVYCYAFGHYLSFAFHGTPMLTRGLAIGITIGLIMLNLSGVGKMTKVEITIVSVNLLILLGLGIYGLTQWDSHQLTSGIAPKPAWASLIGGAAIFMAYEGFQLLTYEYDKIKNPEKIFVPTLVSAVGCVIFIYIIVSVGATMLGGAYDLVSFKQVALSVAAKKTFGQTGLWVMTIAAGFATTAAINSTLFSTASLSRSIANRKELPQWFSHTNSNDVPDRAVILIGSLAGILAVIGSLSALVEAASVVFLITFGTVNLLAYRNLEKRRWIPVTGIAFTLLIGLALIGRLIITKPIALTGLVVVSLLIILGRPYLLKITGTKDDQD encoded by the coding sequence ATGAGTAGTTCCAAACTAAGTGTACCCTCCGTATGGGCATTGGCTGCGGGGGGTATGGTAGGTGGAGGAATTTATACCGTATTAGGGGTGGTCATTGCCGCCGCCGGGCAGTGGACCTGGCTGGGCTTTTTGCTCACAGGTATCATAGCCCTCGCCTCAGCCTACAGCTATGCCAGCTTGTCTAATAAGTTTAATGAAAGCGGGGGTGCCTTCGGTTTTCTGGAGGAGCTGGACGATAAGAACATTGGCGGCAATATAGCCTGGCTGCTTATCCTCGGCTACATATTTACCATCTCCGTGTACTGCTATGCTTTTGGCCATTATCTTTCCTTTGCCTTTCATGGTACCCCCATGCTTACGCGGGGACTGGCTATAGGCATCACCATTGGCCTCATTATGCTGAATCTGTCTGGTGTGGGTAAGATGACCAAGGTGGAGATTACCATTGTATCTGTCAATCTGCTCATACTGCTGGGGCTGGGCATCTACGGCCTTACCCAGTGGGATTCCCACCAGCTTACCTCGGGTATAGCCCCAAAGCCGGCCTGGGCCTCCCTTATAGGTGGAGCGGCCATCTTCATGGCCTATGAGGGCTTTCAGCTACTTACCTATGAGTACGATAAGATCAAAAACCCGGAAAAGATCTTTGTGCCCACCCTGGTATCTGCGGTAGGCTGCGTCATATTTATCTACATTATCGTGAGCGTGGGTGCCACCATGCTCGGCGGTGCTTATGACCTGGTCAGCTTTAAGCAGGTAGCCCTTTCTGTGGCTGCTAAGAAAACCTTTGGCCAGACAGGCCTGTGGGTCATGACCATAGCCGCAGGTTTTGCGACTACGGCGGCCATCAACAGCACCCTGTTTTCCACCGCCTCCCTGAGCCGCAGCATTGCTAACCGTAAGGAACTGCCGCAGTGGTTTTCACATACCAACAGCAATGATGTACCCGACCGGGCGGTGATCCTCATCGGTAGCCTGGCCGGTATATTGGCAGTGATCGGCTCCCTCTCTGCCCTGGTGGAGGCGGCCAGCGTGGTCTTCCTGATCACCTTCGGTACGGTAAACCTGCTGGCTTACCGTAATTTGGAGAAGCGCCGGTGGATACCCGTTACAGGCATAGCATTTACCCTACTCATCGGGCTGGCGCTCATAGGCAGGCTCATCATTACCAAACCCATAGCCCTTACCGGCCTGGTAGTGGTTTCACTACTCATCATACTCGGCCGCCCTTATCTGTTAAAAATAACCGGAACCAAAGATGACCAGGACTAA
- a CDS encoding transposase, giving the protein MSYERKSYDAAFKKEVVEMSYQRDNIKELANDLGLRPELIYRWRSEYERSSDKSFPGHGKAKLTPEEKKIKQLEKELRDAKMERDILKKAISIFSKNDGRSSNS; this is encoded by the coding sequence ATGAGTTACGAACGTAAGAGTTATGATGCTGCTTTTAAGAAGGAAGTAGTAGAAATGAGCTATCAGCGGGATAATATCAAAGAACTGGCTAATGACCTCGGCCTTCGTCCAGAGTTGATTTATAGATGGCGCAGTGAGTATGAACGAAGTTCTGACAAGAGTTTTCCTGGTCATGGAAAGGCTAAATTAACTCCTGAAGAGAAGAAGATTAAGCAACTGGAAAAGGAGTTAAGGGATGCTAAGATGGAGCGTGATATCTTAAAAAAGGCCATAAGCATCTTCTCCAAGAACGATGGGAGATCTTCCAATTCATAG
- a CDS encoding IS3 family transposase gives MADHRHQFPIEKMCKCFKVSRSGYYKWLSSPASQRSEENLELTKHIKKLYIESDSSYGSPRMTMALLEQGIKVSRPRVARLMKKLALRSRHKKKFRITTDSKHNFRLSPNLLNREFSVEETGKVWVSDITYIKIKEGWRYLTVVMDLADRQVIGWSIANSMHASKTVLPAIKMAITNRRPKENMIFHSDRGVQYACTAFRSYLKSLKVVRQSMSRRANCWDNAVAESFFKSLKVEAIYGRPKLSKTQINATLFQYIELWYNRKRLHSALGYKTPKQKEYELNQIPIAA, from the coding sequence ATAGCTGATCACCGCCACCAATTTCCCATTGAGAAGATGTGTAAATGCTTTAAAGTTAGCAGAAGTGGCTATTATAAATGGCTGAGTAGTCCTGCCTCACAAAGGTCAGAAGAAAACCTGGAGCTGACTAAGCACATTAAAAAGCTCTATATCGAAAGTGATAGTTCTTATGGTTCGCCCCGAATGACCATGGCTCTTCTGGAGCAAGGTATTAAGGTATCCAGACCTCGAGTAGCCAGGCTAATGAAGAAGTTAGCTTTAAGAAGCAGGCACAAAAAGAAGTTCAGAATAACTACTGACAGCAAACACAACTTTAGACTGTCTCCTAATCTATTGAACAGGGAGTTTTCCGTTGAAGAGACTGGCAAAGTGTGGGTATCAGATATTACTTATATTAAGATAAAGGAAGGCTGGCGATACCTGACGGTAGTGATGGACCTGGCTGACAGACAGGTTATAGGTTGGTCGATTGCCAACTCGATGCACGCAAGTAAAACAGTATTACCAGCTATAAAGATGGCTATCACCAACAGGCGGCCTAAAGAGAATATGATCTTTCATTCAGACCGGGGCGTTCAGTACGCGTGTACAGCTTTTAGAAGCTATTTAAAGTCATTGAAGGTTGTCAGGCAAAGTATGAGTAGAAGAGCTAATTGCTGGGATAATGCAGTGGCAGAAAGCTTCTTTAAGAGCCTTAAGGTGGAAGCAATATACGGACGACCCAAACTATCCAAAACACAGATAAACGCGACTCTCTTTCAATATATAGAGCTATGGTACAATAGGAAAAGGCTTCATTCAGCACTAGGCTATAAAACTCCTAAACAGAAAGAATACGAACTAAATCAAATACCGATTGCCGCTTAA
- a CDS encoding phosphotransferase has protein sequence MAALPVIDSTISPEALSEWLGEAYPFSQAPEVKLFRTGINHSYFVTAGAEKSVLRIYSYQWRTETQIREEIRVLQMADRAGVPVSLPMPDKDGNYLQTLEAPEGQRFAMLFTFAEGKKVRHFSERLCERLGETMGRWHAATEGEEVQRITYTARTLAQDPYTYAGRFFRAENNEMQFIRRSGDKISELFGQADQAKLRSGIVHLDIWYDNMNITPEETFTFFDFDFCGNGWLLHDVAYFLTQMYFQEADKQVYEGKKAAFLRGYTRTNSLSDEEIALLPWSSLSIWIFYLGVQSRRFDNWSNVFLSENYLIRFMGMIKDYLKYNGIEWE, from the coding sequence ATGGCGGCCCTTCCAGTAATCGACTCCACTATTTCACCCGAAGCACTTAGCGAATGGCTGGGGGAGGCATACCCCTTTTCGCAGGCACCGGAGGTGAAGTTGTTTCGTACCGGCATAAACCACTCGTACTTTGTAACGGCAGGGGCCGAGAAGTCTGTGCTCAGGATATACAGCTACCAGTGGCGTACCGAAACGCAGATAAGGGAAGAAATACGGGTGCTGCAGATGGCAGATAGGGCCGGGGTGCCTGTGTCCCTGCCGATGCCTGATAAGGACGGCAACTACCTGCAAACGCTGGAAGCTCCCGAGGGGCAGCGCTTTGCTATGCTCTTTACCTTTGCGGAGGGCAAAAAGGTGCGGCACTTTAGCGAGCGCCTCTGCGAGCGGCTGGGCGAGACTATGGGGCGCTGGCATGCTGCTACGGAAGGGGAGGAGGTACAGCGCATCACCTATACGGCCAGGACCCTGGCCCAGGATCCTTACACCTATGCAGGGCGGTTTTTCCGTGCGGAAAATAACGAGATGCAGTTCATCAGGCGCTCCGGCGATAAGATCAGTGAGTTGTTCGGCCAGGCAGATCAGGCTAAGCTGCGTAGCGGTATTGTGCACCTGGATATCTGGTATGATAATATGAACATCACCCCCGAGGAGACATTCACCTTCTTCGATTTTGATTTTTGTGGCAATGGCTGGCTGCTGCACGATGTGGCCTACTTCCTGACGCAGATGTACTTTCAGGAAGCCGACAAGCAAGTGTACGAAGGCAAGAAAGCCGCCTTTCTCAGGGGCTATACCCGTACCAACAGCCTCAGCGATGAGGAGATCGCCCTCCTGCCCTGGTCCAGCCTCAGCATATGGATATTCTACCTTGGCGTACAGAGCCGCCGCTTCGATAACTGGTCCAATGTCTTTCTGTCAGAGAACTACCTCATCCGCTTCATGGGCA